One genomic region from Gemmobacter aquarius encodes:
- a CDS encoding cell division ATP-binding protein FtsE — MIAFDNVAYNYGGGELLSEVSLRLAPGSFHFLTGPSGAGKTTFLKLAYAELLPTAGHVTIFDNDVRGLGRNDVAMTRRRIGVVHQDVQFLDHLPLAANVALPLTVSGRQQNPRDLMDLLQWVGLNKLADALPPSLSGGERQRAALARAIIMGPDVILADEPTGNLDWEMSLRLLTLLTELNRMGKTILVATHDLNLIRQAKSLVAARVLRIRNRRIQLAGADL; from the coding sequence GTGATCGCGTTTGACAATGTCGCCTACAACTATGGCGGAGGCGAGCTTTTGTCCGAGGTCTCTCTGCGGCTGGCTCCGGGGTCGTTCCATTTCCTGACCGGTCCTTCCGGAGCGGGCAAGACGACCTTCCTGAAACTCGCCTATGCCGAACTGCTGCCGACCGCCGGGCATGTGACGATCTTCGACAATGACGTGCGCGGCCTTGGCCGCAATGACGTGGCGATGACGCGCCGCCGCATCGGCGTGGTGCATCAGGATGTGCAGTTCCTCGACCACCTGCCGCTCGCCGCGAACGTGGCTCTGCCGCTGACCGTATCGGGACGCCAGCAAAACCCGCGCGATCTGATGGACTTGTTGCAATGGGTCGGGCTGAACAAACTGGCCGATGCCCTGCCCCCGTCGCTGTCAGGGGGCGAGCGGCAAAGGGCTGCGCTTGCGCGGGCGATCATCATGGGGCCCGATGTGATTCTGGCGGATGAGCCGACCGGCAACCTCGACTGGGAAATGTCCCTGCGCCTGCTGACGCTGCTGACCGAGTTGAACCGCATGGGAAAGACGATCCTTGTCGCGACCCATGACCTGAACCTGATACGCCAAGCCAAAAGCCTTGTCGCAGCGCGTGTGCTGCGGATCAGGAACCGCCGTATCCAGCTTGCGGGGGCAGACCTGTGA
- a CDS encoding zinc-ribbon domain-containing protein, producing MRLICPNCDAEYEVDDAAIPDGGRDVQCSNCGHGWFQLPAGYEAEKAEEEALFGVEEDTAAPPAGQPVPVQRTLDENLMAVLREEAEREAAARKAEATPIETQTEMPLAAPPVSEAARRIARLKGVDPDAPAPAPARPGSRRSLLPDIEEINSSLRTAAPADDADEDEPPAARRGFRSGFMVSVLVAAAGVGAYAMAPRLAEQLPGAKPVLDSYVSQIDSGRLWLDAAMRQATEAIRAVTATDGG from the coding sequence ATGCGCCTGATCTGTCCGAACTGCGATGCAGAATACGAAGTTGACGATGCTGCCATCCCCGATGGCGGCCGCGACGTGCAATGTTCCAACTGCGGCCATGGCTGGTTCCAGCTGCCTGCCGGATACGAGGCCGAGAAGGCCGAGGAAGAGGCGCTTTTTGGCGTCGAGGAAGACACCGCCGCGCCGCCAGCCGGACAACCTGTCCCCGTTCAGCGGACCCTTGACGAAAACCTGATGGCCGTCCTGCGCGAGGAAGCCGAGCGCGAGGCTGCCGCCCGCAAGGCCGAGGCGACCCCGATCGAGACCCAGACGGAAATGCCGCTGGCAGCACCGCCGGTGTCTGAAGCTGCGCGTCGCATCGCCCGTCTGAAGGGCGTCGATCCCGACGCGCCTGCGCCTGCTCCTGCGCGTCCGGGATCGCGGCGCAGCCTGCTGCCCGATATCGAAGAGATCAATTCGAGCCTGCGCACCGCAGCCCCCGCCGACGATGCGGACGAGGACGAGCCTCCCGCTGCAAGACGAGGCTTCCGGAGCGGCTTCATGGTTTCGGTGCTGGTCGCCGCAGCGGGGGTCGGTGCCTATGCCATGGCGCCGCGTCTTGCCGAGCAGCTTCCGGGGGCCAAGCCCGTGTTGGACAGCTATGTGTCGCAGATCGACAGCGGGCGGTTGTGGCTGGATGCCGCGATGCGTCAGGCGACCGAAGCGATCCGGGCCGTGACCGCCACCGACGGCGGATAG
- a CDS encoding pyridoxal-phosphate-dependent aminotransferase family protein — MKTGIQHLYIPGPTNVPEVVRQAMNVPMQDHRAPDFGDLTMGLFADLKKVFRTETGRVMMFPGSGTGCWEAAITNTLNPGDRVLMARHGQFSHLWIEMAKKLGLDVEVVDVAWGAGVPVNEFARILGNDRHGKIKAVFVTHNETATGVTSDVALVRRAMDEAFHDALLFVDGVSSIACIDFRMDEWGVDLAVTGTQKGFMLPAGLGIVGVSPKAMAAAEKNTLRRCFFDFADMAKMNDTGYFPYTPPTQLLHGLRRALDRMMDEGLDNVVARHRRLATGVRNAVAAWGLDVCAEHPSVYSDTVTAIKTPTGVDAREVIKIAYDRYNCSLGSGLGPLAGKVFRIGHIGDLNEGMCLTAISIAEMSLAAAGAQVRFGSGVAAAQDVYAEPFARAVQRNVAARIAAE, encoded by the coding sequence ATGAAAACCGGCATCCAGCACCTTTACATCCCCGGCCCGACCAACGTGCCCGAAGTCGTTCGCCAAGCCATGAACGTTCCGATGCAAGACCACCGCGCCCCGGATTTCGGCGATCTGACGATGGGCCTATTCGCAGACCTGAAAAAGGTTTTCAGAACCGAAACCGGCCGTGTCATGATGTTTCCCGGTTCCGGCACCGGCTGCTGGGAAGCGGCGATCACCAACACCCTTAACCCCGGCGACCGCGTGCTGATGGCCCGTCACGGCCAGTTCAGCCACCTGTGGATCGAAATGGCCAAGAAGCTCGGCCTCGATGTCGAAGTGGTCGATGTGGCTTGGGGCGCCGGCGTTCCGGTCAACGAATTCGCCCGCATCTTGGGCAATGACCGGCATGGCAAGATCAAGGCGGTCTTCGTCACCCATAACGAAACCGCGACTGGCGTGACATCGGACGTGGCGCTGGTGCGCCGCGCGATGGACGAAGCCTTTCACGACGCGCTTCTGTTTGTCGACGGCGTGTCGTCCATCGCCTGCATCGATTTCCGCATGGACGAATGGGGCGTCGACCTCGCCGTGACCGGCACGCAAAAGGGCTTCATGCTGCCCGCCGGCCTTGGCATCGTGGGCGTCAGCCCCAAGGCGATGGCCGCCGCCGAAAAGAACACCCTGCGCCGCTGCTTCTTTGACTTTGCCGACATGGCCAAGATGAACGACACCGGCTATTTCCCCTACACCCCGCCGACCCAACTGCTGCACGGGCTGCGCCGCGCGCTGGACCGGATGATGGATGAAGGGCTGGACAACGTGGTCGCCCGCCATCGCCGCCTTGCAACGGGCGTTCGCAACGCCGTTGCCGCATGGGGTCTGGATGTCTGCGCCGAGCATCCTTCGGTCTATTCCGACACCGTGACTGCCATCAAAACCCCCACGGGTGTTGACGCGCGCGAGGTGATCAAGATCGCTTACGACCGTTACAACTGCTCGCTCGGTTCGGGGCTTGGCCCCTTGGCAGGCAAGGTGTTCCGCATCGGCCATATCGGTGATCTGAACGAAGGCATGTGCCTGACCGCCATTTCCATCGCCGAAATGTCGCTGGCCGCCGCGGGCGCACAGGTGCGCTTTGGTTCGGGCGTTGCTGCCGCACAAGACGTTTACGCCGAACCCTTCGCCCGCGCCGTCCAGC
- a CDS encoding cell division protein FtsX, which produces MISSLAILFSPDRQADRVVPPTGHTAWLTTFTAAAMTFLAVFALALSLAAGRLADRWSDALANTATIRISAPPEQMKQQTDAVLAVLGTTPGIASSRALTDDEQKALLAPWFGPDLPVEALPLPRLIEVTESPDGYDSEGLRQRLLAEAPGAVLDDHTRWRRPLANAASRLNMLGGLSIFLIGATMAAMITLAANASLAANAQVIRVLRLVGAQDDYIAAAFVRRFTLRAVIGAAIGAVAGMAGVALLPSVDEAGGFLTGLGFQGAGWLLPLLLLPVAGIVALFATRAAAFRKLREVQ; this is translated from the coding sequence GTGATTTCATCCCTCGCCATCCTGTTTTCACCCGACCGTCAGGCCGACCGCGTGGTGCCGCCCACGGGCCATACCGCGTGGCTCACCACCTTTACCGCCGCCGCGATGACGTTCCTGGCGGTTTTCGCGCTGGCGCTTTCGCTGGCGGCGGGGCGTTTGGCAGACCGCTGGTCGGACGCCTTGGCGAACACGGCGACCATCCGCATCTCGGCCCCGCCCGAGCAGATGAAGCAACAGACCGATGCCGTCCTTGCCGTGCTTGGCACGACACCCGGAATCGCCTCGTCCCGCGCCCTGACCGATGACGAACAAAAGGCCCTGCTCGCGCCGTGGTTCGGCCCCGATCTACCGGTCGAGGCCCTGCCCCTGCCGCGCCTGATCGAGGTGACCGAATCGCCCGATGGCTATGACAGCGAGGGGCTGCGCCAACGCCTGCTGGCCGAAGCCCCCGGCGCCGTGCTCGATGACCACACGCGCTGGCGCCGCCCTTTGGCGAATGCCGCATCGCGGCTGAATATGCTGGGCGGGCTGTCGATCTTTCTGATCGGGGCGACCATGGCCGCGATGATCACGCTGGCCGCCAATGCCTCGCTTGCCGCCAACGCGCAGGTGATCCGCGTGCTGCGGTTGGTGGGGGCGCAAGATGATTACATCGCCGCCGCCTTCGTGCGCCGCTTTACGCTGCGCGCCGTGATCGGGGCGGCCATCGGGGCCGTGGCGGGCATGGCCGGCGTCGCACTGCTTCCATCGGTGGATGAGGCGGGCGGCTTTCTGACCGGGCTTGGCTTTCAGGGGGCGGGCTGGCTATTGCCGCTGCTTTTGTTGCCGGTCGCGGGCATCGTCGCCCTTTTCGCCACCCGTGCCGCCGCGTTCCGCAAATTGCGAGAGGTTCAATGA
- a CDS encoding TIGR02302 family protein, translated as MTDDIASTLKAIARPLQLTLVGMWAERLVRCFWPLWSIVIATLSALAFGLQDALPIEVAWPALILSGLAALGFLWTGLRRFHRPTRTDALIRLDQRLPGRPLATLTDTQAIGSDDPASLAVWQAHRARMAARAARATAVEPDLRLASRDPFALRYVALTAFVMAMIFGSLWRVTSVEALAPGSGANIAAGPTWEGWAQPPAYTGKPTIYLNDVEQTSLDLPVGTRLQFRLYGEVGELTLSETVSQSTEVAPASEPVHDFVLRQSGKVSVDGTGGRAWEFTATPDTKPSVVADATLEREADGKLKQKFTATDDYGVTAGQVSIALDLPAVQRAYGLAADPEPREPAVLDLPMPVNGSRADFTETLVDDLSKHPFANLPVAMTFQVTDAANQQGTAAPLHVTLPGKRFFDPFAAALIEMRRDLLWNRTNAPQVAQILKAVTHRPEGFIRNQRAYLRLRAVMRDLDTQAASLTPEARDTMAEELWQIALLVDEGDLASALENLRRAQDRLDQAIKNGADKSEIDQLMKELRQAMNDYMRQLAQEAEKNPDQQQSQNLEGMQMSADQLQKMLDELQKLMEEGKTAEAQQLMELLRQMMENMQVVQGQGQGQGGPGQQAMRDLQDTLRGQQGLSDDAFRDLQDGQEGQQGEGEGQQGEDGKGLADRQRELRDKLGQLQGGQLPGDGSEQGEEGRRQLDRAGRAMDEAEDALRDGDLPKALDRQAEAMEAMRDGMQNFGDALAENQGQPGDAPQGEEFGQADPNGQRDPLGREPGNSARIGSDRNMLQGQDVYRRAQDLLDEIRRRSGEQIRPEGERDYLRRLLDMF; from the coding sequence ATGACAGACGATATCGCCAGCACACTCAAGGCCATTGCCCGCCCGCTCCAGCTAACGTTGGTCGGAATGTGGGCCGAACGGCTTGTGCGGTGCTTCTGGCCACTCTGGTCCATCGTCATTGCCACGCTTTCGGCGCTGGCTTTCGGCCTGCAAGACGCGCTGCCTATCGAAGTCGCGTGGCCTGCGTTGATTCTGTCCGGTCTTGCCGCGCTGGGTTTTCTCTGGACCGGCCTGCGCCGGTTCCACAGACCCACCCGCACCGATGCGCTGATCCGGCTTGACCAGCGCTTGCCCGGTCGCCCGCTTGCCACGCTGACCGACACCCAAGCCATAGGCAGTGACGACCCCGCATCGCTCGCGGTGTGGCAGGCGCACCGTGCGCGCATGGCCGCCCGCGCGGCCCGTGCGACCGCAGTCGAACCAGACCTGCGCCTTGCCAGCCGTGACCCGTTCGCCCTGCGCTATGTCGCGCTGACCGCATTCGTGATGGCAATGATCTTCGGGTCGCTCTGGCGCGTCACCTCGGTCGAGGCACTCGCCCCCGGTTCCGGCGCGAATATCGCCGCAGGGCCGACGTGGGAAGGTTGGGCACAGCCCCCTGCCTATACCGGCAAGCCCACGATCTATCTGAACGATGTCGAGCAGACCTCGCTTGACCTGCCGGTCGGCACTCGCCTGCAATTCCGGCTGTACGGCGAGGTGGGCGAGTTGACGCTTTCCGAAACCGTATCGCAGAGCACCGAGGTGGCACCCGCTTCGGAACCCGTGCATGACTTCGTGCTGCGGCAATCGGGCAAGGTTTCCGTTGACGGCACGGGGGGGCGGGCGTGGGAGTTCACGGCAACACCCGATACGAAACCTTCGGTGGTCGCCGACGCGACTCTGGAACGCGAAGCCGACGGGAAGCTGAAACAGAAGTTCACCGCAACCGACGATTACGGCGTGACGGCAGGGCAGGTCAGCATCGCGCTCGATCTGCCGGCGGTGCAGCGCGCCTATGGTCTGGCCGCCGACCCCGAACCGCGCGAGCCTGCGGTGCTTGACCTGCCGATGCCGGTGAACGGCAGCCGCGCCGACTTTACCGAAACACTGGTCGACGACCTTTCGAAACATCCGTTTGCCAACCTGCCCGTCGCAATGACCTTTCAGGTCACCGATGCCGCCAATCAGCAGGGCACCGCCGCGCCGCTGCACGTTACCCTGCCCGGCAAGCGGTTCTTCGACCCCTTCGCTGCCGCTCTGATCGAGATGCGCCGCGATCTGTTGTGGAACCGCACCAATGCGCCGCAGGTCGCGCAGATCCTGAAAGCCGTGACCCACCGGCCCGAAGGTTTTATCCGCAACCAACGCGCCTACCTTCGCCTGCGTGCGGTGATGCGCGACCTCGATACACAGGCTGCAAGCCTGACGCCCGAAGCGCGTGACACCATGGCCGAAGAACTGTGGCAGATCGCCCTTCTGGTGGATGAGGGTGATCTCGCCTCGGCGCTTGAAAACCTGCGCCGCGCGCAGGACCGGCTGGATCAGGCGATCAAGAACGGTGCCGACAAGTCGGAAATCGACCAGCTGATGAAAGAGCTTCGTCAGGCGATGAACGATTATATGCGCCAGCTTGCGCAGGAAGCCGAAAAGAACCCTGACCAGCAGCAGTCGCAAAACCTCGAAGGCATGCAGATGTCTGCCGACCAGTTGCAGAAAATGCTCGACGAGCTGCAAAAGCTGATGGAGGAAGGCAAGACCGCCGAAGCGCAGCAGTTGATGGAATTGTTGCGCCAGATGATGGAAAACATGCAGGTGGTGCAGGGCCAGGGCCAAGGTCAGGGCGGCCCCGGCCAACAGGCAATGCGCGATTTGCAAGACACGCTGCGCGGCCAGCAGGGCCTGTCCGACGATGCTTTCCGCGATCTGCAAGACGGGCAAGAGGGCCAGCAAGGCGAAGGCGAAGGCCAACAGGGCGAAGACGGCAAGGGTCTTGCTGACCGCCAGCGCGAATTGCGCGACAAACTGGGCCAGTTGCAGGGCGGCCAGTTGCCCGGCGATGGATCGGAACAGGGCGAGGAAGGCCGCCGCCAGCTTGACCGCGCGGGCCGTGCCATGGACGAAGCCGAGGATGCGTTGCGTGACGGCGACCTGCCGAAAGCCCTCGACCGGCAGGCCGAGGCGATGGAAGCGATGCGCGACGGGATGCAGAATTTCGGAGATGCCCTGGCCGAAAACCAGGGCCAGCCGGGCGATGCCCCGCAAGGCGAAGAATTCGGTCAGGCCGACCCGAACGGCCAGCGCGATCCGTTGGGCCGCGAGCCGGGCAATTCGGCGCGGATCGGATCGGACCGCAACATGCTGCAAGGCCAGGACGTGTATCGCCGCGCACAAGACCTACTCGACGAGATACGCCGTCGGTCAGGCGAACAGATTCGCCCCGAAGGCGAACGTGATTACCTGCGCCGTCTGCTGGATATGTTCTAG
- a CDS encoding helix-turn-helix domain-containing protein, with protein MQKTFIGPHLRRLRQERGETQSQMARSLGISASYVNLLENNERSVSVAVMLRMFEVYGVDWRELADEDGTSQLADLRAAMQDPLFTDQKPDLTQLRASLVHAPALVASFLRLHGAYLAATDQLLSLSEGEAPSLAASPEAAVHNEFRRHKNHFRELEEAAEGFWEGQIVEPDEIYGALKRRLRERVGVVVRLVRVEDLPGTLRQYDEARREILLSEALDHTNRTFQLVHMAGLLEQRALLDSLVTRSGITDPRGTGRLRVELANYFAAAVLMPYEAFLAEARATKYDLDHIATRFGVSFEQACHRATTLQREGAQGVPFFFMRIDKGGNVTKRFNATGFHLAEHGGACPRLDVHTSFRTPGRIVQQFVEMPDRSQFFVFSRTVDRPTWARHRQDNRLAVAMGCAVEHAPAIGYAEQFALGGAQMTEIGINCRICPRASCDQRAHQAVVLSQPVDEKRRGATRFEA; from the coding sequence ATGCAGAAAACCTTTATCGGTCCCCATCTTCGCCGCTTGCGGCAGGAACGCGGCGAGACGCAAAGCCAGATGGCGCGGTCGCTCGGGATCAGTGCGTCTTATGTCAACCTATTGGAAAACAATGAAAGATCTGTGTCCGTTGCGGTGATGCTGCGGATGTTCGAAGTCTACGGCGTCGATTGGCGCGAGTTGGCGGATGAAGACGGCACCAGCCAGTTGGCCGATTTGCGGGCTGCGATGCAGGACCCGCTGTTCACAGACCAGAAGCCCGACCTTACACAGTTACGCGCTTCGCTTGTGCATGCGCCGGCCTTGGTTGCATCGTTCCTGCGGCTTCACGGGGCCTATCTTGCTGCCACCGACCAGCTGTTGTCGCTGTCGGAAGGCGAGGCTCCGTCGCTTGCGGCATCACCCGAAGCGGCGGTCCACAACGAGTTCCGGCGCCACAAAAACCATTTCCGTGAATTGGAAGAGGCCGCCGAAGGGTTTTGGGAAGGCCAGATCGTCGAACCGGACGAGATTTACGGCGCGCTCAAGCGCCGCCTGCGCGAAAGGGTCGGCGTCGTGGTGCGGCTGGTGCGGGTCGAAGACCTGCCCGGTACGCTGCGCCAATATGACGAGGCGCGGCGCGAGATCCTGCTTTCGGAAGCGCTCGACCACACCAACCGCACCTTCCAGTTGGTGCATATGGCGGGGCTCTTGGAGCAGCGCGCCCTGCTCGATTCGCTTGTCACGCGGTCGGGCATTACCGATCCGCGCGGCACGGGGCGATTGCGGGTGGAACTTGCCAATTATTTCGCCGCTGCCGTGCTGATGCCCTACGAGGCTTTTCTCGCCGAGGCGCGTGCGACGAAATACGACCTCGACCATATCGCCACGCGCTTTGGTGTCAGCTTTGAACAGGCCTGCCACAGGGCGACCACTCTGCAACGCGAAGGGGCACAGGGCGTGCCGTTCTTCTTCATGCGGATCGACAAGGGCGGCAACGTGACGAAACGCTTCAACGCGACCGGCTTCCACCTTGCCGAACATGGCGGAGCCTGCCCGCGTCTGGATGTGCACACGTCTTTCCGCACGCCGGGTCGGATCGTGCAGCAGTTCGTGGAAATGCCCGACAGGTCGCAGTTCTTCGTCTTTTCGCGCACCGTCGATCGCCCGACATGGGCGCGGCACCGGCAGGACAACCGGCTTGCGGTGGCGATGGGCTGTGCGGTGGAACATGCCCCCGCCATCGGCTACGCCGAGCAATTCGCGCTGGGCGGGGCGCAGATGACCGAAATCGGCATCAACTGCCGCATCTGCCCGCGTGCAAGCTGCGACCAGCGGGCGCATCAGGCGGTGGTCCTGTCGCAACCGGTCGATGAAAAGCGCAGGGGTGCGACGCGCTTCGAAGCCTAG
- a CDS encoding lysophospholipid acyltransferase family protein produces the protein MTNPFRWLLSLVFIVQMYLAMLILAIVYMPYAIWSRAGAWAGIHAFCRWVRFSAAILVGLRSEIRGTVPEGEVLIAAKHQSFFDIILITSAVRRPKFVMKKELKWAPLLGLYALRIGCIPVDRGKKGRAIAEMKRAVAEGAKVPGQLIIYPQGTRVAPGATLPYKVGTGIIYAQMDKPCIPAATNVGVFWPRHGILRKPGLAVVEFLPAIAPGKSISDFMADIEAVIEPASDRLMAEAGFTAP, from the coding sequence ATGACCAACCCGTTCCGCTGGCTCTTGTCGCTTGTCTTCATCGTCCAGATGTATCTGGCGATGCTGATCCTAGCCATCGTCTACATGCCCTATGCGATCTGGTCGCGGGCGGGCGCATGGGCGGGCATCCACGCCTTTTGCCGCTGGGTCCGCTTTTCGGCGGCCATTCTGGTCGGGCTGCGGTCTGAAATCCGCGGCACCGTGCCCGAGGGCGAGGTGCTGATCGCCGCGAAACACCAAAGTTTCTTCGACATCATCCTCATCACTTCGGCGGTGCGGCGGCCAAAGTTCGTCATGAAGAAAGAGCTGAAATGGGCCCCGCTGCTTGGCCTTTACGCGCTGCGCATCGGCTGCATTCCGGTGGATCGCGGCAAAAAGGGCCGCGCCATCGCTGAAATGAAACGCGCCGTGGCCGAAGGGGCCAAGGTGCCCGGTCAATTGATCATCTATCCACAGGGCACCCGCGTCGCTCCCGGTGCCACCCTGCCCTACAAGGTCGGGACCGGCATCATCTACGCGCAGATGGACAAGCCCTGCATCCCCGCCGCGACCAACGTCGGCGTGTTCTGGCCACGTCATGGCATCCTGCGCAAGCCGGGCTTGGCGGTCGTGGAATTCCTGCCCGCAATCGCGCCGGGCAAATCCATTTCGGATTTCATGGCCGATATCGAAGCCGTGATCGAACCCGCTTCCGACCGGCTGATGGCCGAGGCGGGCTTTACGGCACCCTAG